The Montipora foliosa isolate CH-2021 chromosome 14, ASM3666993v2, whole genome shotgun sequence genome window below encodes:
- the LOC137985078 gene encoding tripartite motif-containing protein 3-like isoform X1, which yields MEISSYGAFHDQLRDQAKRSVKLIFCGILPWRKHGEMSSEALECSICCERFDDQMCCPRLLSCGHSFCSKCLEKLLSEKAINCPTCRNAVSVPAGVVGLPKNFSLLDILLTLPQNEDEEEGSPICETCDDDQHPATSCCLDCKEKMCKDAARWHVRHRAFRDHRVVLLEELKANPKLAAVPVFCSEHNEQFRFFDEDCGHVVCRDCVTLKHNGHKCLSLAEAVSKYRQEMEALVTKASTQAEEIKGAETKVEGVSLELKQAYEKEAALLQATFVEVVASVKTREQVLMSELDNIYKTNSLTLTEQRDRLRIFQACLESAVQRANTAIQSPGNTELLVARSDIVSTLGALERQPPDLEPQSNSILKFSFDLGQLPDLLRKLGFVSGSTGCAADTTATGSGLNFVVPGQEASFTITAHDSQGRKCSVGGDLFVAELKQVEGEKKVEANVKDNGDGTYLATYTAPADTNGNYTMSVLLHGSHIQGSPFASQFVPVGRVNCYKCGQRRSASMMYYKNGEPHRSDSFRVEGFSALCYHCRGYSSSKPSWVFICGPC from the exons GGAGAAATGTCATCCGAGGCATTAGAGTGTTCAATTTGCTGCGAACGTTTCGATGACCAAATGTGCTGCCCTCGTTTGCTGAGTTGTGGTCACAGTTTCTGCTCAAAGTGTCTGGAGAAGCTACTCAGTGAAAAAGCCATTAACTGTCCCACATGTAGGAATGCAGTGTCGGTGCCTGCTGGAGTCGTAGGGCTGCCAAAGAATTTTTCTCTTTTGGATATCTTATTGACTTTGCCACAGAATGAAGATGAAGAGGAAGGTTCACCTATATGCGAAACTTGCGACGACGACCAACACCCCGCGACCTCCTGTTGTTTGGATTGTAAAGAAAAGATGTGCAAGGATGCAGCTCGCTGGCACGTTCGTCATAGAGCGTTTCGTGATCACCGCGTTGTCTTGCTGGAGGAGCTAAAAGCAAACCCAAAGCTGGCGGCTGTGCCCGTTTTTTGTTCGGAGCATAATGAACAGTTTCGATTTTTTGATGAAGATTGTGGCCATGTGGTCTGCAGAGACTGTGTCACTCTCAAGCATAATGGCCACAAATGTTTATCTctagctgaagctgtttctaaGTACCGACAGGAGATGGAAGCACTAGTCACCAAAGCCAGTACTCAGGCAGAGGAGATAAAAGGTGCAGAAACGAAAGTGGAAGGTGTGAGTCTTGAGCTTAAACAAGCATATGAAAAAGAGGCTGCCCTGCTTCAAGCAACGTTCGTTGAA GTGGTTGCCTCTGTTAAAACCCGTGAACAAGTTCTGATGAGTGAGCTGGATAATATTTACAAGACCAATTCACTCACCCTTACTGAGCAGCGTGACCGTCTGCGCATTTTTCAGGCCTGCCTGGAGAGTGCTGTCCAGCGTGCCAACACTGCAATCCAATCCCCAGGTAACACTGAGCTCCTTGTCGCGAGATCCGATATAGTGTCCACTTTGGGGGCCTTGGAGAGACAACCTCCTGACCTTGAACCGCAAAGCAACAGTATACTCAAGTTTTCCTTTGACCTCGGGCAGCTACCTGACCTGCTCCGTAAGCTAGGTTTCGTATCAGGTAGCACTGGATGCGCTGCAGACACCACTGCAACTGGCTCTGGATTGAACTTTGTGGTACCAGGACAAGAGGCGTCCTTCACTATTACTGCACATGATTCCCAAGGCCGTAAGTGTAGTGTGGGCGGCGACTTGTTTGTGGCGGAGCTCAAACAAGTAGAGGGAGAGAAGAAGGTGGAGGCAAATGTGAAGGATAATGGTGACGGTACTTACTTGGCGACCTACACAGCTCCAGCTGACACGAATGGTAACTATACAATGTCTGTTCTGTTACATGGATCTCACATTCAAGGCAGCCCTTTTGCTTCACAGTTTGTACCAGTTGGTAGGGTGAACTGCTATAAATGTGGTCAACGACGATCAGCTTCCATGATGTACTATAAAAACGGTGAGCCGCACCGTTCTGATAGCTTTAGAGTTGAAGGATTTAGTGCTTTGTGCTATCACTGCAGAGGCTACTCTAGCAGCAAGCCTTCATGGGTTTTTATTTGTGGTCCGTGTTAA
- the LOC137985078 gene encoding tripartite motif-containing protein 3-like isoform X2 produces the protein MSSEALECSICCERFDDQMCCPRLLSCGHSFCSKCLEKLLSEKAINCPTCRNAVSVPAGVVGLPKNFSLLDILLTLPQNEDEEEGSPICETCDDDQHPATSCCLDCKEKMCKDAARWHVRHRAFRDHRVVLLEELKANPKLAAVPVFCSEHNEQFRFFDEDCGHVVCRDCVTLKHNGHKCLSLAEAVSKYRQEMEALVTKASTQAEEIKGAETKVEGVSLELKQAYEKEAALLQATFVEVVASVKTREQVLMSELDNIYKTNSLTLTEQRDRLRIFQACLESAVQRANTAIQSPGNTELLVARSDIVSTLGALERQPPDLEPQSNSILKFSFDLGQLPDLLRKLGFVSGSTGCAADTTATGSGLNFVVPGQEASFTITAHDSQGRKCSVGGDLFVAELKQVEGEKKVEANVKDNGDGTYLATYTAPADTNGNYTMSVLLHGSHIQGSPFASQFVPVGRVNCYKCGQRRSASMMYYKNGEPHRSDSFRVEGFSALCYHCRGYSSSKPSWVFICGPC, from the exons ATGTCATCCGAGGCATTAGAGTGTTCAATTTGCTGCGAACGTTTCGATGACCAAATGTGCTGCCCTCGTTTGCTGAGTTGTGGTCACAGTTTCTGCTCAAAGTGTCTGGAGAAGCTACTCAGTGAAAAAGCCATTAACTGTCCCACATGTAGGAATGCAGTGTCGGTGCCTGCTGGAGTCGTAGGGCTGCCAAAGAATTTTTCTCTTTTGGATATCTTATTGACTTTGCCACAGAATGAAGATGAAGAGGAAGGTTCACCTATATGCGAAACTTGCGACGACGACCAACACCCCGCGACCTCCTGTTGTTTGGATTGTAAAGAAAAGATGTGCAAGGATGCAGCTCGCTGGCACGTTCGTCATAGAGCGTTTCGTGATCACCGCGTTGTCTTGCTGGAGGAGCTAAAAGCAAACCCAAAGCTGGCGGCTGTGCCCGTTTTTTGTTCGGAGCATAATGAACAGTTTCGATTTTTTGATGAAGATTGTGGCCATGTGGTCTGCAGAGACTGTGTCACTCTCAAGCATAATGGCCACAAATGTTTATCTctagctgaagctgtttctaaGTACCGACAGGAGATGGAAGCACTAGTCACCAAAGCCAGTACTCAGGCAGAGGAGATAAAAGGTGCAGAAACGAAAGTGGAAGGTGTGAGTCTTGAGCTTAAACAAGCATATGAAAAAGAGGCTGCCCTGCTTCAAGCAACGTTCGTTGAA GTGGTTGCCTCTGTTAAAACCCGTGAACAAGTTCTGATGAGTGAGCTGGATAATATTTACAAGACCAATTCACTCACCCTTACTGAGCAGCGTGACCGTCTGCGCATTTTTCAGGCCTGCCTGGAGAGTGCTGTCCAGCGTGCCAACACTGCAATCCAATCCCCAGGTAACACTGAGCTCCTTGTCGCGAGATCCGATATAGTGTCCACTTTGGGGGCCTTGGAGAGACAACCTCCTGACCTTGAACCGCAAAGCAACAGTATACTCAAGTTTTCCTTTGACCTCGGGCAGCTACCTGACCTGCTCCGTAAGCTAGGTTTCGTATCAGGTAGCACTGGATGCGCTGCAGACACCACTGCAACTGGCTCTGGATTGAACTTTGTGGTACCAGGACAAGAGGCGTCCTTCACTATTACTGCACATGATTCCCAAGGCCGTAAGTGTAGTGTGGGCGGCGACTTGTTTGTGGCGGAGCTCAAACAAGTAGAGGGAGAGAAGAAGGTGGAGGCAAATGTGAAGGATAATGGTGACGGTACTTACTTGGCGACCTACACAGCTCCAGCTGACACGAATGGTAACTATACAATGTCTGTTCTGTTACATGGATCTCACATTCAAGGCAGCCCTTTTGCTTCACAGTTTGTACCAGTTGGTAGGGTGAACTGCTATAAATGTGGTCAACGACGATCAGCTTCCATGATGTACTATAAAAACGGTGAGCCGCACCGTTCTGATAGCTTTAGAGTTGAAGGATTTAGTGCTTTGTGCTATCACTGCAGAGGCTACTCTAGCAGCAAGCCTTCATGGGTTTTTATTTGTGGTCCGTGTTAA